One Devosia lacusdianchii genomic window carries:
- a CDS encoding YdeI/OmpD-associated family protein has translation MPPVHVDPDKVREFVSKDAFYDWLKTNHASQDEVWIRIFKKASGKPTITAVEAIDVVLCWGWIDAIRKSWDDISFVQRYTHRGKKSLWSQINKDNVARLVEEGKMTAHGLRHVDIAKADGRWDASYGTTMDAPEDLLAAIEANPAASAFYRTLTAQNRFALIFRTINLKTPAARARKIAGFVEMLEKGETIYPQSKGKA, from the coding sequence ATGCCGCCCGTGCATGTCGACCCGGACAAGGTCCGCGAATTTGTCAGCAAGGACGCGTTCTACGACTGGCTCAAGACCAATCACGCCAGCCAGGACGAGGTCTGGATCCGCATCTTCAAGAAGGCCAGCGGCAAGCCGACGATCACCGCTGTGGAAGCCATCGACGTGGTGCTGTGCTGGGGCTGGATCGATGCCATCCGCAAGAGCTGGGACGACATCTCCTTCGTCCAGCGCTATACCCATCGCGGCAAGAAAAGCCTGTGGAGCCAGATCAACAAGGACAATGTTGCCCGGCTGGTCGAGGAAGGCAAAATGACCGCGCATGGCCTGAGGCATGTCGACATCGCCAAGGCTGACGGCCGCTGGGATGCCTCCTATGGTACGACCATGGATGCGCCCGAGGACTTGCTGGCGGCCATCGAGGCCAACCCTGCCGCGAGCGCGTTCTATCGCACCCTGACGGCGCAGAACCGCTTCGCCCTGATCTTCCGCACCATCAATCTCAAGACCCCGGCAGCGCGCGCCCGCAAGATTGCCGGCTTTGTCGAGATGCTGGAAAAGGGCGAAACCATCTATCCGCAGAGCAAGGGCAAAGCTTGA